From Pseudanabaena sp. PCC 6802, one genomic window encodes:
- a CDS encoding type II toxin-antitoxin system HicB family antitoxin: MKYTIIIEKAKDNYSAYVPDLPGCVTTGSTIAEIEQNMKEAIAGHIEVMREYGDPIPMPSHLHELSTPASIILELTIPELETA, from the coding sequence ATGAAATACACAATTATCATCGAAAAAGCTAAAGATAACTACTCGGCTTATGTGCCAGATTTACCAGGATGCGTGACTACTGGCAGCACGATCGCTGAAATCGAACAAAACATGAAGGAAGCGATCGCGGGACATATAGAAGTTATGCGGGAATATGGCGATCCGATTCCTATGCCTTCTCACCTTCACGAACTCAGCACCCCTGCTAGTATAATCCTTGAGCTAACTATTCCTGAGCTAGAAACTGCATGA
- a CDS encoding IS5 family transposase, with protein MNYIIAQTLPAAHFKRRFGIETNTFKAIVKVLKPEWRATPTPGAKPKLGLEDRILVAFEYWREYRTYFHIATSWGISESTVCRIVHWVEETLIRSRRFRLPGKRQLVRGFGIPTVAIVDVTETRIERPKRHQRAFYSGKQKGHTLKCQLIIDALTGQIICTFFGKGRRHDFKLFKASGIHFHPQTESLQDKGYQGIQKLHLYCRLPHKKPKGGQLTPEQKAFNRQLARQRVGIEHVNRRLKIFRILSGRYRNRRHRFGLRCNLIAGLYNFERSQGSSVG; from the coding sequence ATGAACTATATAATAGCGCAAACCCTACCTGCTGCACACTTTAAGCGTCGATTTGGTATCGAGACTAATACGTTCAAAGCAATTGTGAAAGTGCTTAAACCAGAGTGGCGAGCAACGCCAACACCTGGAGCCAAGCCTAAACTCGGACTAGAAGACCGCATATTGGTTGCCTTCGAGTATTGGCGGGAATATCGCACCTACTTTCACATCGCCACTAGTTGGGGCATCAGCGAGTCTACAGTTTGTCGAATAGTGCATTGGGTAGAGGAGACTTTAATCCGCTCACGTCGCTTTCGACTACCTGGGAAGCGCCAGTTGGTGCGGGGCTTTGGGATACCTACAGTCGCGATCGTTGATGTGACTGAAACTCGCATTGAGCGTCCTAAGCGGCACCAACGTGCCTTTTATAGCGGCAAACAGAAAGGGCACACGCTCAAATGTCAACTCATAATTGACGCTCTTACTGGGCAGATTATCTGTACGTTTTTCGGCAAGGGGCGACGGCATGATTTCAAGCTGTTCAAAGCTTCTGGCATCCATTTCCATCCTCAAACCGAGAGTTTGCAGGACAAGGGTTATCAAGGCATCCAGAAACTGCATCTCTACTGCCGCTTACCCCACAAGAAACCGAAAGGTGGTCAGCTTACGCCTGAGCAGAAAGCGTTCAACCGCCAACTTGCGCGCCAACGGGTTGGCATTGAGCATGTTAATCGCCGCTTGAAGATCTTCCGCATCTTATCTGGACGCTATCGCAATCGTCGTCACCGCTTTGGTTTGCGTTGCAATCTAATTGCTGGTCTCTACAATTTTGAACGCTCTCAAGGCTCCTCAGTTGGCTAA
- a CDS encoding type II toxin-antitoxin system HicA family toxin: protein MKVREVIKLLEADGWLLVRTRGSHRHYRHSIKSGTVTVPGKFSDDLPLGTLNSIFKQAGLKP, encoded by the coding sequence ATGAAAGTACGAGAGGTCATCAAACTGCTAGAAGCTGATGGATGGCTCTTAGTAAGGACGAGAGGCAGTCACAGACATTACCGACATTCAATTAAGTCGGGAACTGTAACAGTGCCAGGTAAGTTTTCTGACGATTTGCCTCTAGGTACGCTCAACAGCATTTTTAAGCAAGCAGGACTGAAGCCATGA
- a CDS encoding LexA family protein, with product MTLIPLDIDFSALIRLPLYLCPVSAGLPSKADDYVERYIDVPRWFVEHPSNTFAVRVSGDSMIGAGLCDGDIVLVDSAIEPTHDKIVVALIDGEETIKRLYMHDGQVKLVPENPNYDPISIHPETDCTIQGAIVWMLRSYV from the coding sequence ATGACTCTTATACCTTTAGATATTGATTTCTCGGCGCTGATTCGATTACCGCTTTATCTGTGCCCTGTTTCGGCTGGGTTGCCGTCAAAGGCAGATGACTATGTGGAAAGATACATTGATGTACCTCGCTGGTTTGTCGAGCATCCATCGAATACATTTGCAGTAAGGGTATCTGGCGATTCGATGATTGGGGCTGGTCTGTGTGATGGGGACATTGTTCTTGTCGATAGTGCAATTGAACCGACCCATGACAAGATTGTGGTGGCTCTGATCGATGGAGAGGAGACAATCAAGCGTTTGTATATGCATGATGGTCAGGTGAAGTTGGTGCCGGAGAACCCGAATTACGATCCTATTTCGATTCATCCTGAAACAGACTGTACGATTCAGGGGGCAATTGTGTGGATGTTGCGGAGTTACGTGTGA
- a CDS encoding helix-turn-helix domain-containing protein: MYDDQRVKIDKVRFQAWIAAEVAKSSQNRVAKELGTTHATINRYVHGKVDAVTGRQMNAIAAYRGESVQDTLRLFALPLPEVQPATGDLGDRLATLEEKYEQLLAEVELLKDERELLATEVGNLKEFVEVLIEEFNEAKRAKGSKNKI, from the coding sequence ATGTATGATGACCAGCGCGTAAAAATTGATAAGGTAAGGTTTCAGGCATGGATTGCGGCTGAGGTGGCTAAGTCCAGTCAGAATCGCGTGGCGAAAGAGCTTGGCACGACTCATGCAACGATTAACCGCTACGTCCACGGCAAGGTGGATGCGGTGACGGGCAGGCAAATGAATGCGATCGCTGCTTATCGGGGGGAGTCCGTGCAGGATACGTTGAGATTGTTTGCGCTACCCCTGCCAGAGGTGCAACCTGCAACTGGGGATTTAGGCGATCGCCTTGCTACGCTAGAGGAGAAGTACGAGCAGCTTTTGGCTGAGGTCGAACTTTTGAAGGATGAGCGGGAACTTCTCGCAACTGAGGTGGGCAATTTGAAGGAATTCGTTGAAGTGCTGATCGAGGAATTCAATGAGGCGAAAAGAGCTAAAGGCAGCAAAAATAAGATTTGA